In Nocardia sputorum, a single genomic region encodes these proteins:
- a CDS encoding FmdB family zinc ribbon protein has product MPSYSYRCRSCGDTFEVTRPMAESSAPATCPVGHDDTVKLLTTFATVSRGGVSAPAPSPAAPPAGGGCCGGGCCG; this is encoded by the coding sequence ATGCCGAGTTACAGCTATCGGTGCCGCAGTTGCGGCGACACGTTCGAGGTGACCCGCCCGATGGCGGAGTCGTCGGCGCCGGCGACCTGCCCGGTCGGCCACGACGACACGGTCAAATTGCTGACCACTTTCGCCACCGTCTCCCGGGGCGGCGTGAGCGCGCCCGCGCCGAGCCCCGCTGCGCCTCCGGCCGGCGGCGGCTGCTGCGGTGGCGGCTGCTGCGGCTGA